A single genomic interval of Selenobaculum gibii harbors:
- the fic gene encoding protein adenylyltransferase Fic: MALENKLGINDSAELARIEEKLSKKKALALFETGLLDTFEVGKFVGLAQIHKYLFTELYDFAGLIRKVNIAKGNFRFVPVMYLEAALNHIDKMPQSNFDEIIEKYVEMNVAHPFREGNGRSTRIWLDLILKKEIKCVVDWSKVDKEDYLLAMERSPIKDVEIKLLLKQALTDKIDDREVYMKGIDASYHYEGYNVFKMENLNK, translated from the coding sequence ATGGCTTTAGAGAATAAATTAGGAATTAACGATTCTGCTGAGTTGGCAAGAATCGAAGAAAAACTAAGCAAAAAAAAGGCTCTTGCTTTATTCGAAACAGGGTTACTTGATACATTTGAAGTTGGTAAATTTGTTGGGCTTGCTCAAATTCATAAGTATTTGTTTACTGAACTATATGATTTTGCTGGACTGATTCGTAAAGTAAATATAGCAAAAGGTAATTTTCGTTTTGTGCCTGTAATGTATCTTGAAGCTGCTCTTAATCATATTGATAAGATGCCTCAATCTAATTTTGATGAAATTATTGAAAAATATGTTGAGATGAATGTTGCTCATCCTTTCCGTGAAGGCAATGGTCGTAGTACGAGAATTTGGCTTGATTTAATTCTAAAAAAAGAAATAAAATGTGTTGTTGACTGGAGCAAGGTAGATAAAGAAGATTATCTGTTGGCAATGGAAAGAAGTCCGATTAAAGATGTAGAAATAAAGTTATTATTGAAGCAAGCCTTGACTGATAAAATTGATGACCGTGAAGTATATATGAAAGGTATTGATGCTAGTTATCATTACGAAGGCTATAACGTTTTTAAAATGGAAAACTTAAATAAGTAA
- a CDS encoding restriction endonuclease subunit S: MTEKKNRPEVRFKEFSDEWEQRKLETVVDVCSGKDYKHLSEGDIPVYGTGGYMLSVDKALSYDDDAIGIGRKGTIDKPYILKAPFWTVDTLFYAVPRNDIDLNFAFDIFQNIDWRKKDESTGVPSLSKTAINEIEVLVPEYLEQQVIGTYFRNLDNLITLHQRKYDKLVNIKKSCLEKMFPKKGEDKPEIRFKGFNDSWEQSKFGELGSVAMCKRIFKEQTSEEGDVPFYKIGTFGAEPDAYISRELFEAYKSKYPYPDKGAILISASGSIGRTVEFTGKDEYFQDSNIVWLKHDERIDDTFLKYIYEVTVWSGIEGSTIKRLYNDNILKTEVKLPSVEAQYQIGVYFKNLDNIITLHQRQLEKLKNIKKSCLEKMFV; encoded by the coding sequence ATGACTGAGAAGAAAAATAGGCCTGAGGTTAGGTTTAAGGAATTTAGTGATGAGTGGGAACAGCGTAAGTTGGAAACTGTTGTTGATGTTTGCAGTGGGAAAGATTATAAACACTTGTCAGAGGGAGATATTCCTGTGTATGGAACAGGTGGCTATATGTTAAGTGTAGATAAGGCTCTATCGTATGATGATGACGCTATTGGGATTGGAAGGAAAGGAACGATTGATAAACCTTACATTCTAAAAGCACCATTTTGGACAGTAGATACGCTATTTTACGCAGTTCCGAGGAATGATATAGACCTTAATTTTGCTTTTGATATTTTTCAGAATATTGATTGGAGAAAGAAAGACGAGTCAACAGGAGTTCCAAGTTTATCAAAAACAGCTATAAATGAAATCGAAGTTTTAGTACCTGAGTATTTGGAACAACAAGTAATTGGAACATATTTTAGGAACCTCGACAACCTTATCACCCTTCATCAGCGTAAGTATGACAAATTAGTAAATATTAAAAAGTCTTGCCTAGAAAAAATGTTTCCGAAAAAAGGCGAAGATAAACCGGAAATTCGTTTCAAAGGATTTAATGACTCTTGGGAACAGAGTAAGTTTGGAGAATTAGGTTCTGTTGCGATGTGCAAACGAATTTTCAAGGAACAGACATCAGAGGAAGGAGATGTTCCATTTTATAAAATTGGAACATTTGGTGCAGAACCCGATGCGTATATTTCAAGAGAACTTTTTGAGGCATATAAATCAAAATATCCATATCCTGATAAGGGGGCAATCTTAATTTCTGCTTCGGGGAGTATTGGAAGAACTGTTGAATTTACAGGAAAAGATGAGTATTTTCAAGATTCTAATATTGTATGGTTAAAACACGATGAAAGAATTGATGATACATTTTTGAAGTATATTTACGAGGTTACTGTATGGTCAGGAATTGAGGGTAGTACAATCAAAAGATTATACAATGATAATATTTTGAAAACAGAAGTTAAGCTACCAAGTGTAGAGGCACAGTATCAAATAGGGGTATACTTCAAAAATCTCGACAACATTATCACCCTTCATCAGCGTCAGTTAGAAAAACTAAAAAATATCAAAAAATCTTGTTTAGAAAAAATGTTTGTTTAA
- a CDS encoding type I restriction-modification system subunit M, with protein MNKQQLANKIWESANKMRSKIEANEYKDYILGFIFYKFLSDQEVKFLEENDFTQEDIKLLTEEDEETVKFIQNGVGYFIAYDDLFSTWLQKGRDFDVSDVRDALSAFNRLINPAHKKVFDRIFDTLQTGLSKLGDSSGSQTKAISDLIQLIKDIPMNGRQGYDVVGFIYEYLIGMFAANAGKKAGEFYTPHEVSVLMSEIIANHLKDRNEIKIYDPTSGSGSLLINIGQAVAKHISAKSPIKYYAQELKANTYNLTRMNLVMRGISADNIVTRNADTLEDDWPFFEENDPIGTYDPLHVDAVVSNPPYSQVWDTTNKETDPRYANFGVAPKSKADFAFLLHDLYHVKSDGIMTIVLPHGVLFRGGEEGNIRRNLVEGHHIDAIIGLPANIFFGTGIPTIIMVLRKVRDHSDVLIVDASKGFEKVGKSNQLRASDIKKIVDVVINREEVDKFSRKVSIEEIRSNDYNLNIPRYVDSSENSETWDIYASMFGGIPKAELNELEVFWRAFPNLKTALFIDDKTPYVTLGVDNIKNAVTEHRDVKNFIENFNRAFADFPRYLKQEFIEKMTTLNISQEEAILTDEIFSRLQSISLVDKYESYQLLDNEWSKIAVDLEIIQTEGFEATKKVNPNMVVKKKDGKEQEVQEGWIGHVLSFELVQNIILKDETNMLKQKENRLLEITAEFEEMLESLTEEEKETTKALNEDNTAFVSAELNEEVKKIYAEFENDEIIALNGYMELLDAKAKKAEKEDYVKHHPQVSWSKIEPNKDGTYAKAKVSAYIRELQSDVTFTEDTLEAKLIRVNNLFVEEKGLKTEVKQASNELHLLTKETIEKLTDKQVLELLEEKWIHPLTLAIHSLPEAMIKDLVTKIQHLADKYAVTYLDVATQIKEAEISLSDLIDEIEGNEFDMKGLREFQSLLKGE; from the coding sequence ATGAATAAACAACAACTTGCAAATAAAATATGGGAATCAGCAAATAAAATGCGTTCCAAAATTGAAGCTAATGAATATAAGGATTACATCTTAGGATTTATCTTTTATAAATTTTTATCGGATCAAGAAGTTAAATTTTTAGAAGAAAATGATTTTACACAGGAGGATATAAAGCTACTTACTGAAGAGGATGAAGAGACGGTAAAATTTATTCAAAATGGTGTCGGATATTTTATAGCTTATGATGACCTTTTCTCCACTTGGCTCCAAAAAGGACGGGATTTTGATGTTTCAGATGTTAGAGATGCATTATCGGCATTTAATCGTTTGATTAATCCTGCCCATAAGAAAGTATTTGACCGTATTTTTGACACGTTGCAAACAGGACTAAGTAAATTAGGTGATAGTTCAGGTTCGCAGACAAAAGCTATTAGTGATTTAATTCAGCTTATTAAAGATATTCCGATGAATGGCAGACAGGGCTATGATGTAGTTGGGTTTATTTATGAATATTTGATTGGGATGTTTGCTGCTAACGCAGGAAAAAAAGCGGGAGAATTTTATACTCCACATGAAGTCTCGGTATTAATGTCGGAAATCATAGCAAATCATCTTAAAGATAGAAATGAAATAAAAATTTATGACCCGACAAGTGGTTCTGGATCATTACTAATTAATATAGGGCAGGCGGTAGCTAAACATATAAGTGCGAAATCTCCTATCAAGTACTACGCACAAGAACTAAAAGCAAATACTTACAATCTAACTAGAATGAATTTAGTTATGCGTGGCATTTCCGCAGATAATATCGTTACGCGGAATGCGGACACATTAGAAGATGACTGGCCATTTTTTGAGGAAAATGACCCAATCGGCACATATGACCCTTTACACGTAGATGCAGTTGTGTCAAATCCGCCATATTCTCAAGTTTGGGATACTACGAATAAAGAAACTGATCCACGCTATGCCAACTTTGGTGTAGCACCTAAATCCAAAGCTGATTTTGCATTTTTATTACATGATTTATATCATGTTAAATCTGATGGTATTATGACCATCGTTTTGCCTCATGGTGTACTGTTTAGAGGTGGTGAAGAAGGCAATATTCGTAGAAACTTAGTTGAAGGACATCATATTGATGCGATTATAGGATTACCCGCAAATATTTTCTTTGGTACAGGGATTCCTACGATTATTATGGTATTAAGAAAAGTTCGTGATCATAGTGACGTATTGATTGTCGATGCATCTAAAGGGTTTGAAAAAGTCGGAAAAAGTAATCAACTAAGAGCATCAGACATAAAGAAAATAGTAGATGTTGTAATAAATCGGGAAGAAGTAGATAAATTCTCTCGGAAAGTCAGCATTGAAGAAATTCGGAGTAATGACTATAACTTGAATATTCCTCGGTATGTTGATTCATCCGAAAATAGTGAAACATGGGATATTTATGCTTCCATGTTTGGTGGAATTCCAAAAGCTGAACTTAATGAATTAGAAGTTTTCTGGAGAGCTTTTCCTAATCTTAAAACTGCCTTATTTATTGATGATAAAACACCTTACGTCACATTAGGTGTAGATAATATTAAGAATGCTGTTACTGAACATCGCGATGTTAAAAATTTTATTGAAAATTTTAATCGTGCATTTGCTGATTTTCCGCGATATTTAAAACAAGAATTCATTGAAAAAATGACAACATTAAATATTTCGCAAGAGGAAGCTATTCTTACTGATGAAATATTCAGCCGATTACAATCTATATCACTAGTTGATAAATATGAATCTTATCAATTGTTAGATAACGAGTGGTCAAAAATTGCCGTAGACCTTGAAATTATCCAAACAGAAGGATTTGAGGCTACTAAAAAAGTGAATCCTAATATGGTTGTAAAGAAAAAGGACGGGAAAGAACAGGAAGTACAAGAAGGTTGGATAGGTCATGTTCTTTCATTTGAGTTGGTACAAAATATTATTTTAAAAGATGAAACGAACATGTTAAAGCAAAAAGAAAATAGACTTTTGGAAATTACGGCAGAATTTGAAGAAATGCTGGAATCATTAACCGAAGAGGAAAAAGAAACTACCAAAGCATTAAATGAAGATAATACTGCTTTTGTTTCAGCCGAACTAAATGAAGAAGTAAAGAAAATATATGCAGAATTTGAAAATGACGAAATTATCGCCCTGAACGGATATATGGAATTATTAGATGCGAAAGCTAAAAAAGCGGAAAAAGAAGACTATGTAAAACATCATCCACAAGTGTCATGGTCAAAAATTGAACCGAATAAAGACGGTACTTATGCCAAAGCTAAAGTAAGTGCCTATATAAGAGAATTACAATCAGATGTAACTTTTACGGAAGATACACTGGAAGCAAAACTAATCCGCGTGAACAATTTATTTGTCGAAGAAAAAGGGCTAAAAACAGAAGTTAAACAAGCGAGTAATGAACTTCATTTATTGACAAAAGAAACGATTGAAAAGCTAACCGACAAGCAAGTTTTAGAACTATTGGAAGAAAAGTGGATTCATCCGCTAACCTTGGCAATACATAGTTTACCTGAAGCAATGATTAAGGATTTAGTAACGAAAATTCAGCACCTTGCAGATAAATATGCTGTTACCTATTTGGATGTTGCAACGCAGATTAAAGAAGCAGAAATATCACTTTCAGATTTAATTGATGAAATCGAAGGCAATGAGTTTGACATGAAAGGGCTTAGAGAATTTCAGTCTCTATTAAAAGGTGAATAG
- a CDS encoding type I restriction-modification system subunit M/S produces the protein MRKIVLDLLENLCSILDEKSSLILIGKYLVIKKLDFEDGTTLFNNMISSSEAYDLGNTHFKEINLQYNILTYDENNSIFNFELIKIVNEKLLPEINQISFDKLVEFYDLLIKESKSIATKFLPASIEKLAMKIFNNQEDKSIYLGAVGMGLCKEKFMQLKVQNDIIYRCDMDKSNVDIWRLREFLKYSKSFTRFANPILEPIMENGRVKQFDLVLMNPPFGLTWKNIENEIVIDKYGQFTYGLANARSAELLFASHTLNALKEDGKGVIVVPSGSLFCTGKDQRVREKMLENDVIEAVVALPEGLYKNSGISVNLIIFNKNKQENMKEKILFINAESMGVQNRKNCILDDTEIQKIVDIYCNKINQDELSRIININEIKEANLLPSRYVYKRTISVEGVGVVSFDWTTFPDGKEYASLDKFVDVYRGINITKEIQEDETGEYKIINLADVQNGQLVMDKLKSYTITNNAKVSLYEVQENDIIITARGELTKICRIPYIKGKILLSQNFYGMRLKNDYFHSKIIKMYLESPVGQYMLSKKKSGTAIPLLSTKDLKSILLPDIEDRKQREAIFFMEGKLRSLEEERKRLAREEKQMKLDAWRKMGIQDFFKIE, from the coding sequence ATGAGAAAAATAGTTTTGGATTTACTAGAAAATTTATGTTCGATATTAGATGAAAAAAGTTCTTTAATTTTAATTGGTAAATACTTAGTAATTAAAAAACTGGATTTTGAAGATGGTACGACATTGTTTAATAATATGATCAGCAGTAGTGAAGCATATGATTTAGGTAATACACACTTTAAAGAAATAAATCTACAATATAATATTTTGACGTATGATGAGAATAATAGTATTTTTAATTTTGAGTTAATAAAAATAGTAAATGAAAAACTATTACCTGAAATTAATCAAATATCTTTCGATAAGTTAGTGGAATTTTATGATTTACTTATAAAAGAAAGTAAATCAATAGCAACAAAGTTTCTGCCTGCTAGTATTGAGAAGTTAGCAATGAAGATATTCAATAATCAAGAGGATAAATCAATATACTTAGGTGCTGTTGGCATGGGACTATGTAAAGAGAAATTTATGCAGTTAAAAGTACAAAACGATATTATTTATCGCTGTGATATGGATAAAAGCAATGTTGATATTTGGCGATTAAGAGAATTTCTCAAATATAGTAAGTCATTTACTAGGTTTGCCAATCCTATTTTAGAACCAATAATGGAAAATGGGCGAGTGAAACAGTTTGATTTAGTTTTAATGAATCCTCCATTTGGATTAACGTGGAAAAATATCGAGAATGAAATTGTCATAGATAAATATGGTCAATTTACATATGGATTAGCAAATGCACGTTCAGCAGAATTACTTTTTGCATCACATACATTGAATGCATTAAAAGAAGATGGAAAAGGAGTTATAGTGGTTCCTAGTGGAAGTCTTTTTTGTACGGGAAAAGACCAACGTGTAAGAGAAAAAATGTTAGAAAATGATGTCATTGAAGCTGTGGTAGCTTTACCAGAGGGACTTTATAAAAATTCAGGAATTTCAGTAAATTTAATTATTTTTAATAAAAATAAACAAGAGAATATGAAAGAGAAAATTTTATTTATTAATGCTGAAAGCATGGGAGTACAAAACCGTAAAAATTGCATATTGGATGATACTGAGATACAAAAGATTGTAGATATATATTGCAATAAAATAAATCAAGATGAGTTATCTCGTATTATTAATATAAACGAGATAAAAGAAGCAAATTTACTGCCTAGTCGTTATGTATATAAACGGACAATTTCGGTAGAGGGTGTGGGCGTTGTATCTTTTGATTGGACGACATTTCCAGACGGTAAAGAGTATGCATCATTAGATAAATTTGTAGATGTTTATCGAGGGATAAATATAACAAAAGAAATTCAAGAAGATGAAACTGGTGAATATAAAATTATTAACCTTGCTGATGTACAAAATGGTCAGTTGGTAATGGATAAGTTAAAAAGTTATACGATAACTAATAATGCGAAAGTATCTCTGTACGAAGTGCAAGAAAATGACATTATTATTACGGCTAGGGGGGAATTGACAAAAATTTGTCGTATTCCATATATAAAGGGAAAAATATTATTGTCGCAAAATTTTTATGGGATGAGATTAAAAAATGACTATTTTCATTCTAAAATTATAAAAATGTACTTAGAAAGTCCTGTAGGGCAGTACATGTTGTCAAAGAAAAAATCTGGAACGGCAATTCCACTATTAAGTACTAAAGACTTAAAAAGTATTTTATTGCCAGATATTGAAGATAGAAAGCAAAGAGAAGCTATATTTTTCATGGAAGGAAAATTAAGATCATTGGAAGAAGAAAGAAAACGATTAGCGCGGGAAGAAAAACAAATGAAATTAGATGCATGGCGAAAAATGGGGATTCAAGATTTTTTTAAGATAGAATGA
- a CDS encoding helix-turn-helix domain-containing protein → MLINKSVFHVSDAASLLCCSSQVIYELIHNDKLFAYKDGKAWKIPEKSITDYINARIINTALTKRY, encoded by the coding sequence ATGCTGATTAATAAATCTGTTTTTCATGTATCTGATGCTGCCAGCTTACTTTGTTGTAGCTCACAAGTTATTTACGAACTTATTCATAACGATAAATTATTTGCCTACAAAGACGGTAAGGCATGGAAAATTCCAGAAAAGTCTATCACTGATTATATTAATGCCAGAATCATTAATACTGCTCTAACTAAACGATATTAA
- a CDS encoding helix-turn-helix domain-containing protein, with product MDNLIGEIITVDELCETLMIGKNAAYKLLSSGDIKAFRINRIWKIPRQSVTEYIYTQITQSPTTD from the coding sequence ATGGATAATCTTATTGGCGAAATAATAACTGTGGATGAACTATGCGAAACCTTAATGATTGGCAAAAATGCCGCTTATAAATTATTATCTTCTGGCGATATAAAAGCATTTCGTATTAATCGTATATGGAAGATTCCAAGACAATCCGTAACTGAGTATATTTATACCCAAATAACACAATCTCCCACAACCGATTAA
- a CDS encoding plasmid mobilization protein, with the protein MKKHQQIYESKISTQKKFKKSFRLNEVEEKKFQKLLKSSGLNQTDFIKNSCLNNQIHAIPHASEIARTLAGLHNKTNSLNDDTVAQEIKNQISYLGMLITNQPIKPFFICNKIRK; encoded by the coding sequence ATGAAAAAACACCAGCAAATTTACGAATCAAAAATCAGCACTCAAAAGAAGTTCAAAAAATCGTTTCGGTTAAATGAGGTCGAAGAAAAAAAGTTTCAAAAGCTTTTAAAATCCTCTGGTTTAAATCAAACAGATTTTATAAAAAATAGCTGTTTAAATAATCAGATCCACGCCATTCCCCATGCAAGTGAAATCGCAAGAACTTTAGCTGGGTTGCACAATAAAACAAACAGTTTAAATGATGATACTGTAGCACAAGAAATTAAAAATCAGATTAGCTATCTTGGTATGTTAATAACAAATCAACCGATAAAACCATTTTTTATTTGCAATAAAATAAGGAAGTGA
- a CDS encoding relaxase/mobilization nuclease domain-containing protein gives MAIIKFIGNNRRTLYGQVEYLKDQKKTSSEYSYGFGVNPDFATEDMRTIKLLHQQEDGRQYKQFILSFDRQEQNELTTDKLMKIGVKVGHYYSNNYQILMTAHFDTDNLHLHYLINSVNIHTGQKFTSGRLDLHKFKLYVDEILKNYNMHLRMYSPEV, from the coding sequence ATGGCTATTATAAAATTCATTGGAAACAATCGTCGAACTCTATATGGACAAGTTGAGTATCTCAAAGATCAAAAAAAGACTTCATCTGAATATAGCTATGGGTTTGGAGTAAATCCTGACTTCGCAACTGAAGATATGCGTACAATAAAGTTACTTCATCAACAAGAAGACGGCAGACAGTATAAGCAATTTATATTAAGTTTCGATAGGCAAGAACAAAATGAATTAACAACAGATAAACTAATGAAGATTGGTGTAAAAGTCGGACACTATTATTCAAACAATTATCAAATTCTAATGACTGCTCATTTTGATACCGACAATCTACATCTTCACTATCTTATTAATAGCGTAAACATTCATACAGGTCAAAAATTTACGTCTGGTCGACTAGATTTACATAAATTCAAGCTATATGTTGATGAGATATTAAAAAACTACAATATGCATCTGCGTATGTATTCCCCTGAGGTTTAA
- a CDS encoding helix-turn-helix domain-containing protein translates to MYKNNNEVEFLTAREVSSVFFQGKLPYSGVLKMTRNGELPAMKRGKSYIYMVSALKEWAQKNLSKPSWANKQKNL, encoded by the coding sequence ATGTACAAAAACAATAATGAAGTTGAATTTTTAACTGCTAGAGAAGTGTCTAGTGTATTCTTTCAAGGAAAGCTTCCCTATTCAGGAGTTCTTAAAATGACAAGAAATGGAGAACTACCAGCTATGAAACGCGGGAAATCTTATATTTATATGGTCTCCGCTCTAAAAGAATGGGCACAAAAAAACTTATCTAAACCTTCATGGGCAAATAAACAAAAAAATTTATAA
- a CDS encoding site-specific integrase — protein sequence MPGSLVDLGNNKWELRVSLGYNINGKQIRKTKRIISKSKKAAEKELAKFYVEVTKNPVIKGDKISFGEFIEIWQQRHNQKLSNKTSYRNSELLKNRILPAFYSKQLEKITDMDIVKFIEELKKPHMRQDKRNLNTLSDGSIQMHYKLIRSILNKAVQWRYLVENPCRLIAKDDIPKANYRRLPIWQENDLKRFLATLEKISNSPRELKYKLMISLALITGARRGEFTALTWDCIDFVNARIYIEKASEAIANKPLAIKVPKTKSSIRWLNIDSYTVSLLKLQKQFQDEFLTKHHYSNPKQFIFLSRKVINQEVSQIYPSSLYIWLSKFCKKYDFPAITVHSFRHMAASYALAYGVPLTTVQHMLGHTDIKTTAIYLHELESKRKEAVQILSKQWNQFRNA from the coding sequence ATGCCAGGTTCATTGGTAGATTTAGGAAACAATAAATGGGAACTACGTGTTTCATTAGGCTACAATATCAACGGTAAACAAATCCGTAAAACCAAAAGAATAATTTCAAAATCAAAAAAAGCAGCAGAAAAAGAGTTAGCAAAATTTTATGTAGAAGTAACAAAGAATCCAGTCATTAAAGGTGATAAAATTTCATTTGGTGAATTTATTGAAATTTGGCAGCAACGTCATAATCAAAAATTATCCAACAAGACAAGTTATCGAAATAGCGAATTGTTGAAAAATAGAATTCTACCAGCGTTTTACTCCAAACAACTAGAAAAAATAACCGATATGGATATTGTGAAATTCATTGAAGAGCTTAAAAAGCCTCATATGAGACAAGATAAACGAAACTTAAATACATTATCTGATGGCAGTATTCAAATGCACTACAAACTAATCCGCAGTATATTAAATAAAGCTGTGCAGTGGCGTTATTTAGTTGAAAATCCCTGTCGTTTAATCGCCAAAGACGACATCCCAAAAGCAAATTATCGACGTTTACCAATTTGGCAGGAAAACGATTTAAAAAGGTTTCTTGCAACTTTAGAAAAAATAAGTAATTCACCACGTGAGCTTAAATATAAATTAATGATTAGCTTAGCCTTGATTACCGGTGCTAGACGGGGTGAATTTACAGCTTTGACTTGGGATTGTATTGATTTTGTAAATGCTAGAATTTATATTGAAAAAGCAAGTGAAGCTATAGCTAATAAGCCTCTTGCAATAAAAGTTCCCAAAACAAAATCATCTATACGCTGGTTGAATATAGATAGCTATACCGTCTCTTTGCTAAAGCTGCAAAAACAATTTCAAGATGAATTTTTAACCAAGCATCATTATTCGAATCCAAAGCAATTTATTTTCTTATCACGAAAAGTAATTAATCAAGAAGTTAGTCAAATCTATCCTTCTAGTTTGTACATATGGCTAAGTAAGTTTTGTAAAAAATATGATTTTCCAGCCATTACTGTGCACTCATTTCGACACATGGCTGCTAGCTATGCTTTAGCCTATGGAGTTCCATTGACAACTGTTCAACATATGCTTGGACACACGGATATAAAAACGACTGCTATTTACCTTCATGAACTTGAATCTAAACGTAAAGAAGCAGTACAGATACTCTCTAAACAATGGAATCAATTTAGAAATGCATAA
- the ahbB gene encoding siroheme decarboxylase subunit beta, which translates to MNELDKKIIRASQEEFPLVAQPYKEIAERIGITEELLLAKLKEYKRSGRIRKVGAVLRHREVGFAANSLCVWIVPQERIEEVGALMAMNPSVSHCYDRDTVPEWPYNMYTMIHAHTREECAEIADGIAEQTNLSDYMMLYSVKEWKKTSMRYFCE; encoded by the coding sequence ATGAATGAACTAGATAAAAAAATTATTCGGGCATCACAAGAAGAATTTCCTTTAGTAGCTCAACCGTATAAAGAAATTGCAGAACGTATCGGAATTACTGAAGAACTTTTGCTAGCAAAGTTAAAAGAATATAAACGGTCGGGAAGAATCCGTAAAGTTGGTGCGGTATTAAGACATCGAGAAGTAGGTTTTGCTGCAAATTCTCTGTGTGTATGGATTGTTCCGCAGGAGCGGATTGAAGAAGTTGGAGCTTTGATGGCGATGAATCCGTCTGTATCCCACTGCTATGATAGAGATACAGTGCCAGAATGGCCATATAATATGTATACCATGATTCATGCTCATACACGAGAAGAGTGTGCTGAAATTGCCGATGGAATTGCGGAACAAACGAATTTATCAGATTATATGATGCTGTATTCCGTAAAAGAGTGGAAAAAAACAAGTATGCGCTATTTTTGTGAGTAG
- the ahbA gene encoding siroheme decarboxylase subunit alpha produces the protein MLTSFDKDLLNLLQTNLPLSSHPFADLAEILGTDEMTVIHRLQELQADGYVRRIGPFFDSAKLGYAGTLVAAKVTKESMDDVALAINTYPGVTHNYEREGEFNLWFTLLTPNKVTQTKILDEIRQISGVEKIISMAANRKYKVSVQFTLK, from the coding sequence TTGTTAACATCGTTTGATAAAGATTTACTGAATTTACTGCAAACAAATTTGCCGTTAAGTTCACATCCATTTGCTGATTTAGCGGAGATTTTAGGAACGGATGAAATGACTGTGATTCATCGATTGCAAGAATTGCAAGCAGATGGATATGTGCGGAGGATAGGTCCATTTTTTGACTCCGCAAAACTGGGATATGCAGGAACGTTAGTAGCGGCTAAAGTAACAAAAGAAAGTATGGATGATGTTGCTCTTGCCATTAATACATATCCAGGTGTGACACACAATTATGAGCGTGAAGGTGAGTTTAACTTATGGTTTACTTTATTGACACCTAATAAAGTAACGCAAACGAAAATTTTAGATGAGATTCGTCAAATTTCTGGAGTTGAAAAGATTATAAGTATGGCTGCTAATCGTAAATATAAGGTTAGCGTTCAGTTTACGTTGAAGTAG